A part of Rhodamnia argentea isolate NSW1041297 chromosome 8, ASM2092103v1, whole genome shotgun sequence genomic DNA contains:
- the LOC115756505 gene encoding PH, RCC1 and FYVE domains-containing protein 1-like isoform X2 produces the protein MTAADQSKVGPLERDIELAITALKKGACLLKYGRRGKPKFCPFRLANDESVIIWLSGKEEKHLKINHISRIIPGQRTPIFQRYPQPEKEYQSFSLIYDDRSLDLICKDKDEAEVWFTGLKALITRRNHQKVRGESRSGVSSEATSPRAQGQSSSAFSSPFASGDSSQKTDNSCLHTPVESPTKIGLSNGLSDVSVCALPPKIFYPSETASGSIHSRSSGGSDGMTGRINGTNGDAFRVSLSSAVSSSSHGSGHDEGDALGDIFLWGEGTGDGIMGGGIHRIGSSSGTKVDSLFPKALESAVVLDVQNIACGRQHAALVTKQGEVFSWGKEIGGRLGHGVDSDVAHPKLIEGVKNVNVELVACGEYHSCAVTLSGDLYTWGGNSSNFGVLGHGSESSQWTPKKLNGPLEGIHVSSVSCGPWHTAVVTSAGQLFTSGDGTFGVLGHGDRTSVSVPREVESLKGLRTVRAACGVWHTAAVVEVMVGSSSSSNCSSGKLFTWGDGDKGRLGHGDKEAKLVPTCVAALVEPNFCQVACGHSLTVALTTTGHVYTMGSPVYGQLGNPQADGKLPTRVDGKLLKNFVEEIACGAHHVVVLTSRTEVYTWGKGLNGRLGHGDTDDRNSPTLVEALKDKQVKSVVCGANFSAAICLHKWVSGVDQSMCSGCHLPFNFKRKRHNCYNCGLVFCHSCSGKKSRNASMAPNPSKAYRVCDSCFGKLTRSPDTDSSAHSSLSRRGSMNQGLNGLIEKNDKSQILVGSNFSLDLSKKVETEPSSRYKKLDVNVGRVSPIPSGVLNNGLLNSSKSWNPMFGTSKKFFSVSLPGSRIVSRATSPTSRRSSPPRAATPTHSVLKTSKVVDDDAKKTNSSLSEEVLKLRSQVEDLSRKAQLQHVELEQTRKELQLAIKKAGEESAKCKAAKEVIKSLTAQLKDMAERLPMGTARNSPPIGLSSFILPNDDKFSGASEQASYTVSCHEPDESGSNGLVMPDPSSDNGNSISKHTEQTSEAMARNKTRGPKTESGNGDEWVEQDESGVYITFVSLPGGIKDLKRVRFSRKRFTEKQAEQWWAANRSRVYQQYNVPMADKSTVFGKEMLAH, from the exons ATGACTGCCGCGGATCAGTCCAAAGTGGGACCATTGGAGAGAGATATTGAGCTG GCAATTACTGCATTGAAAAAAGGTGCATGTCTGCTCAAGTACGGGCGCAGAGGGAAGCCCAAATTTTGTCCCTTCAGGCTGGCCAAT GATGAATCTGTCATAATATGGCTCTCAGGCAAAGAAGAGAAGCATCTAAAGATAAATCACATCTCCAGAATAATACCAGGGCAGCGCACT CCAATATTTCAGAGATATCCGCAACCTGAGAAGGAATATCAATCATTTTCACTCATATATGACGACAGATCTTTAGATTTG ATTTGCAAGGATAAAGACGAAGCTGAAGTTTGGTTCACTGGTCTAAAAGCACTAATAACACGTCGCAATCATCAGAAGGTGAGAGGAGAATCAAGAAGTGGAGTTTCATCTGAAGCAACAAGTCCCAGAGCACAAGGGCAAAGTAGTTCAGCATTTAGCTCTCCATTTGCTAGTGGTGATAGTTCGCAGAAG ACCGATAATTCGTGCCTTCATACACCAGTTGAAAGTCCGACAAAAATCGGTTTATCGAATGGATTGTCCGATGTGTCAGTATGTGCTCTCCCTCCCAAGATTTTCTATCCTTCAGAAACTGCGTCTGGCTCTATTCACTCTCGCTCATCAGGGGGATCAGATGGAATGACTGGACGCATAAATGGAACAAATGGGGATGCATTTAGAGTGAGCTTATCAAGTGCTGTCAGTTCATCAAGCCATGGATCTGGTCATGATGAGGGTGATGCTTTAGGGGATATTTTTCTCTGGGGGGAAGGCACTGGAGATGGCATTATGGGGGGTGGCATCCATAGGATTGGTAGTTCTTCTGGGACTAAGGTGGATTCCTTGTTTCCCAAAGCCTTGGAATCTGCCGTAGTCCTTGATGTTCAGAATATTGCTTGTGGTAGACAGCATGCTGCTTTAGTTACCAAGCAAGGAGAGGTTTTCTCCTGGGGGAAGGAAATAGGAGGCAGACTTGGACATGGTGTAGATTCTGATGTTGCACATCCAAAGCTTATTGAGGGAGTCAAGAATGTGAATGTCGAGCTTGTTGCCTGTGGAGAGTACCATTCTTGTGCCGTTACCCTGAGCGGTGATCTGTACACATGGGGTGGAAACTCTAGCAATTTTGGGGTCCTTGGACATGGAAGTGAATCAAGTCAATGGACTCCCAAAAAGTTAAATGGACCCTTGGAAGGAATACATGTCTCATCGGTTTCATGTGGACCGTGGCATACAGCGGTTGTAACTTCTGCAGGTCAATTGTTTACTTCTGGTGATGGAACTTTTGGTGTATTGGGACATGGAGATCGGACTAGTGTGTCAGTACCCAGGGAAGTGGAGTCCCTTAAGGGTCTTCGCACTGTCCGTGCAGCATGTGGTGTTTGGCACACTGCTGCTGTTGTTGAAGTTATGGTTGGGTCTTCAAGTTCCAGTAACTGCTCTTCTGGGAAGCTTTTTACTTGGGGTGATGGAGATAAAGGTCGCCTTGGACATGGCGATAAGGAGGCAAAACTAGTGCCCACTTGTGTTGCGGCACTTGTTGAACCAAACTTCTGTCAGGTGGCTTGTGGTCACAGCCTAACTGTTGCTCTAACCACGACTGGCCATGTTTACACTATGGGAAGCCCTGTTTATGGTCAGCTAGGAAATCCACAAGCTGACGGAAAGCTTCCTACCCGAGTTGATGGAAAACTTTTGAAGAACTTTGTTGAAGAAATAGCTTGTGGTGCTCATCATGTTGTAGTTTTAACTTCAAGAACGGAGGTTTATACTTGGGGGAAGGGCTTGAATGGTCGTTTAGGTCATGGGGATACAGATGACAGAAATTCCCCGACTCTTGTTGAGGCTTTAAAAGATAAACAAGTGAAAAGTGTAGTCTGTGGCGCTAATTTCTCTGCTGCTATATGTCTTCACAAATGGGTCTCAGGTGTTGATCAATCGATGTGCTCGGGTTGCCATCTTCcatttaatttcaaaagaaaacgCCACAATTGTTACAATTGTGGACTTGTCTTTTGTCACTCATGCAGTGGTAAAAAGTCGCGTAATGCTTCCATGGCACCAAATCCTAGCAAAGCATATCGTGTGTGTGATAGTTGTTTTGGAAAACTTACTAGATCCCCTGACACTGACTCATCGGCTCATTCATCTCTGAGTAGGAGAGGAAGTATGAATCAGGGGCTAAATGGACTTATTGAAAAGAATGATAAATCTCAGATTCTGGTTGGCAGCAATTTTTCTCTAGATCTAAGTAAGAAAGTGGAGACAGAACCTTCCAGTAGATACAAGAAGCTGGATGTCAATGTAGGTCGTGTCTCACCCATTCCAAGTGGGGTTTTGAACAATGGATTATTGAACAGCTCAAAGTCTTGGAACCCAATGTTTGGAACGTCCAAGAAgtttttctctgtttctcttcCTGGATCAAGAATTGTTTCTCGAGCAACATCGCCAACATCTCGACGTTCAAGCCCACCCCGTGCTGCAACACCAACTCATTCAGTTCTTAAGACATCAAAAGTTGTTGATGATGATGCCAAAAAGACAAATAGTAGCCTGAGTGAAGAAGTTCTTAAGCTAAGGTCTCAG GTTGAAGATCTCAGTCGAAAAGCACAACTCCAACACGTTGAGCTGGAACAAACTAGAAAAGAGCTGCAACTGGCTATCAAGAAAGCTGGGGAAGAAAGTGCAAAGTGTAAGGCAGCTAAGGAAGTAATTAAGTCCCTCACGGCCCAG TTGAAGGACATGGCCGAAAGGTTACCTATGGGAACTGCGAGAAATTCACCTCCCATCGGTTTGTCTAGCTTTATACTTCCCAACGATGACAAGTTCAGTGGAGCCAGTGAGCAAGCGAGCTATACTGTTAGTTGCCACGAACCAGATGAGAGTGGATCAAATGGGCTTGTGATGCCTGATCCCTCAAGTGACAATGGTAACTCCATTTCAAAGCACACCGAACAGACATCAGAAGCAATGGCGAGGAACAAAACCAGAGGGCCAAAAACTGAATCTGGGAATGGAGATGAATGGGTTGAGCAAGACGAGTCAGGTGTTTACATCACCTTTGTGTCGCTACCCGGAGGCATCAAGGATCTTAAGCGTGTCCGTTTCAG CCGGAAGCGCTTTACGGAGAAACAAGCAGAACAGTGGTGGGCAGCTAACAGGAGTAGAGTTTATCAGCAATACAATGTGCCGATGGCAGACAAGTCCACTGTTTTTGGGAAAGAAATGCTTGCTCACTGA
- the LOC115756505 gene encoding PH, RCC1 and FYVE domains-containing protein 1-like isoform X1 — protein sequence MTAADQSKVGPLERDIELAITALKKGACLLKYGRRGKPKFCPFRLANDESVIIWLSGKEEKHLKINHISRIIPGQRTPIFQRYPQPEKEYQSFSLIYDDRSLDLICKDKDEAEVWFTGLKALITRRNHQKVRGESRSGVSSEATSPRAQGQSSSAFSSPFASGDSSQKDQTDNSCLHTPVESPTKIGLSNGLSDVSVCALPPKIFYPSETASGSIHSRSSGGSDGMTGRINGTNGDAFRVSLSSAVSSSSHGSGHDEGDALGDIFLWGEGTGDGIMGGGIHRIGSSSGTKVDSLFPKALESAVVLDVQNIACGRQHAALVTKQGEVFSWGKEIGGRLGHGVDSDVAHPKLIEGVKNVNVELVACGEYHSCAVTLSGDLYTWGGNSSNFGVLGHGSESSQWTPKKLNGPLEGIHVSSVSCGPWHTAVVTSAGQLFTSGDGTFGVLGHGDRTSVSVPREVESLKGLRTVRAACGVWHTAAVVEVMVGSSSSSNCSSGKLFTWGDGDKGRLGHGDKEAKLVPTCVAALVEPNFCQVACGHSLTVALTTTGHVYTMGSPVYGQLGNPQADGKLPTRVDGKLLKNFVEEIACGAHHVVVLTSRTEVYTWGKGLNGRLGHGDTDDRNSPTLVEALKDKQVKSVVCGANFSAAICLHKWVSGVDQSMCSGCHLPFNFKRKRHNCYNCGLVFCHSCSGKKSRNASMAPNPSKAYRVCDSCFGKLTRSPDTDSSAHSSLSRRGSMNQGLNGLIEKNDKSQILVGSNFSLDLSKKVETEPSSRYKKLDVNVGRVSPIPSGVLNNGLLNSSKSWNPMFGTSKKFFSVSLPGSRIVSRATSPTSRRSSPPRAATPTHSVLKTSKVVDDDAKKTNSSLSEEVLKLRSQVEDLSRKAQLQHVELEQTRKELQLAIKKAGEESAKCKAAKEVIKSLTAQLKDMAERLPMGTARNSPPIGLSSFILPNDDKFSGASEQASYTVSCHEPDESGSNGLVMPDPSSDNGNSISKHTEQTSEAMARNKTRGPKTESGNGDEWVEQDESGVYITFVSLPGGIKDLKRVRFSRKRFTEKQAEQWWAANRSRVYQQYNVPMADKSTVFGKEMLAH from the exons ATGACTGCCGCGGATCAGTCCAAAGTGGGACCATTGGAGAGAGATATTGAGCTG GCAATTACTGCATTGAAAAAAGGTGCATGTCTGCTCAAGTACGGGCGCAGAGGGAAGCCCAAATTTTGTCCCTTCAGGCTGGCCAAT GATGAATCTGTCATAATATGGCTCTCAGGCAAAGAAGAGAAGCATCTAAAGATAAATCACATCTCCAGAATAATACCAGGGCAGCGCACT CCAATATTTCAGAGATATCCGCAACCTGAGAAGGAATATCAATCATTTTCACTCATATATGACGACAGATCTTTAGATTTG ATTTGCAAGGATAAAGACGAAGCTGAAGTTTGGTTCACTGGTCTAAAAGCACTAATAACACGTCGCAATCATCAGAAGGTGAGAGGAGAATCAAGAAGTGGAGTTTCATCTGAAGCAACAAGTCCCAGAGCACAAGGGCAAAGTAGTTCAGCATTTAGCTCTCCATTTGCTAGTGGTGATAGTTCGCAGAAG GATCAGACCGATAATTCGTGCCTTCATACACCAGTTGAAAGTCCGACAAAAATCGGTTTATCGAATGGATTGTCCGATGTGTCAGTATGTGCTCTCCCTCCCAAGATTTTCTATCCTTCAGAAACTGCGTCTGGCTCTATTCACTCTCGCTCATCAGGGGGATCAGATGGAATGACTGGACGCATAAATGGAACAAATGGGGATGCATTTAGAGTGAGCTTATCAAGTGCTGTCAGTTCATCAAGCCATGGATCTGGTCATGATGAGGGTGATGCTTTAGGGGATATTTTTCTCTGGGGGGAAGGCACTGGAGATGGCATTATGGGGGGTGGCATCCATAGGATTGGTAGTTCTTCTGGGACTAAGGTGGATTCCTTGTTTCCCAAAGCCTTGGAATCTGCCGTAGTCCTTGATGTTCAGAATATTGCTTGTGGTAGACAGCATGCTGCTTTAGTTACCAAGCAAGGAGAGGTTTTCTCCTGGGGGAAGGAAATAGGAGGCAGACTTGGACATGGTGTAGATTCTGATGTTGCACATCCAAAGCTTATTGAGGGAGTCAAGAATGTGAATGTCGAGCTTGTTGCCTGTGGAGAGTACCATTCTTGTGCCGTTACCCTGAGCGGTGATCTGTACACATGGGGTGGAAACTCTAGCAATTTTGGGGTCCTTGGACATGGAAGTGAATCAAGTCAATGGACTCCCAAAAAGTTAAATGGACCCTTGGAAGGAATACATGTCTCATCGGTTTCATGTGGACCGTGGCATACAGCGGTTGTAACTTCTGCAGGTCAATTGTTTACTTCTGGTGATGGAACTTTTGGTGTATTGGGACATGGAGATCGGACTAGTGTGTCAGTACCCAGGGAAGTGGAGTCCCTTAAGGGTCTTCGCACTGTCCGTGCAGCATGTGGTGTTTGGCACACTGCTGCTGTTGTTGAAGTTATGGTTGGGTCTTCAAGTTCCAGTAACTGCTCTTCTGGGAAGCTTTTTACTTGGGGTGATGGAGATAAAGGTCGCCTTGGACATGGCGATAAGGAGGCAAAACTAGTGCCCACTTGTGTTGCGGCACTTGTTGAACCAAACTTCTGTCAGGTGGCTTGTGGTCACAGCCTAACTGTTGCTCTAACCACGACTGGCCATGTTTACACTATGGGAAGCCCTGTTTATGGTCAGCTAGGAAATCCACAAGCTGACGGAAAGCTTCCTACCCGAGTTGATGGAAAACTTTTGAAGAACTTTGTTGAAGAAATAGCTTGTGGTGCTCATCATGTTGTAGTTTTAACTTCAAGAACGGAGGTTTATACTTGGGGGAAGGGCTTGAATGGTCGTTTAGGTCATGGGGATACAGATGACAGAAATTCCCCGACTCTTGTTGAGGCTTTAAAAGATAAACAAGTGAAAAGTGTAGTCTGTGGCGCTAATTTCTCTGCTGCTATATGTCTTCACAAATGGGTCTCAGGTGTTGATCAATCGATGTGCTCGGGTTGCCATCTTCcatttaatttcaaaagaaaacgCCACAATTGTTACAATTGTGGACTTGTCTTTTGTCACTCATGCAGTGGTAAAAAGTCGCGTAATGCTTCCATGGCACCAAATCCTAGCAAAGCATATCGTGTGTGTGATAGTTGTTTTGGAAAACTTACTAGATCCCCTGACACTGACTCATCGGCTCATTCATCTCTGAGTAGGAGAGGAAGTATGAATCAGGGGCTAAATGGACTTATTGAAAAGAATGATAAATCTCAGATTCTGGTTGGCAGCAATTTTTCTCTAGATCTAAGTAAGAAAGTGGAGACAGAACCTTCCAGTAGATACAAGAAGCTGGATGTCAATGTAGGTCGTGTCTCACCCATTCCAAGTGGGGTTTTGAACAATGGATTATTGAACAGCTCAAAGTCTTGGAACCCAATGTTTGGAACGTCCAAGAAgtttttctctgtttctcttcCTGGATCAAGAATTGTTTCTCGAGCAACATCGCCAACATCTCGACGTTCAAGCCCACCCCGTGCTGCAACACCAACTCATTCAGTTCTTAAGACATCAAAAGTTGTTGATGATGATGCCAAAAAGACAAATAGTAGCCTGAGTGAAGAAGTTCTTAAGCTAAGGTCTCAG GTTGAAGATCTCAGTCGAAAAGCACAACTCCAACACGTTGAGCTGGAACAAACTAGAAAAGAGCTGCAACTGGCTATCAAGAAAGCTGGGGAAGAAAGTGCAAAGTGTAAGGCAGCTAAGGAAGTAATTAAGTCCCTCACGGCCCAG TTGAAGGACATGGCCGAAAGGTTACCTATGGGAACTGCGAGAAATTCACCTCCCATCGGTTTGTCTAGCTTTATACTTCCCAACGATGACAAGTTCAGTGGAGCCAGTGAGCAAGCGAGCTATACTGTTAGTTGCCACGAACCAGATGAGAGTGGATCAAATGGGCTTGTGATGCCTGATCCCTCAAGTGACAATGGTAACTCCATTTCAAAGCACACCGAACAGACATCAGAAGCAATGGCGAGGAACAAAACCAGAGGGCCAAAAACTGAATCTGGGAATGGAGATGAATGGGTTGAGCAAGACGAGTCAGGTGTTTACATCACCTTTGTGTCGCTACCCGGAGGCATCAAGGATCTTAAGCGTGTCCGTTTCAG CCGGAAGCGCTTTACGGAGAAACAAGCAGAACAGTGGTGGGCAGCTAACAGGAGTAGAGTTTATCAGCAATACAATGTGCCGATGGCAGACAAGTCCACTGTTTTTGGGAAAGAAATGCTTGCTCACTGA